The DNA window CTCGCCTCGGCACCGCGCTTCACCCCGAGCCCGCCGGCGATCTCGTACCCCATGCAGGAGAAGGCGTACTCGACGTGGTAGCCGAGGGCGTCCCGCACGCGCCACAGCTTGTGGAGGTCGCCGGGGAGCGAGCCGGCCGCCTGCACGATCACGTCCTCAGGGTCGGTGCTCGACTGCACGGCACCGATGATCTCGGCCTGGCCGGGGAGCGCGAGTCCGGAAGGCACGAAGGCCTCGTCGACGACCGCATCCCATGCCGCTTTCTCGCGGCGGACGGTCTCGGCATGGTCGGCGTCGACGCAGAACCCGGTGAGCTCGGTCTGCAACGCTTCGAGCGTCTCGCGGGCGTCCGCGACGACGGCGATCTGCGTGCCGTGCTTGTACGCGTCGAAGCTCGCGACGTTGACGTTGACGAAGGTCACGCCCTCGGCCTGGAACGCCGTGCGGCTCGCCGTGGTGAAGTCGCTGTAGCGCGTCCCGACGCCGATCACGACGTCGGCTTCCGCCGCGAGACGGTTGGCCGCCGTGGTCCCGGTGGCGCCGATCGCGCCGACGTTCTGGGGGTGGTCCCACACGAGCGAACCGCCACCGGCCTGGGAGGTGCCGACGGGGATGCCGGTCGCCTCGACGAGCAGCCGCAGTGCCTCCTCCGCGTTCGAGTAGATCACTCCCCCGCCGGCGACGATGATGGGACGCTTCGCCCCGCGGATGGCCGTGACGGCGCGAGCCAGTGCCGCACGTTCCGGCAGTGGACGGCGGAGGTGCCACTCGCGGTCCTGGAGGAACTCGATCGGCACCTCGACGGTCTCCGCCTGCACGTCCTCCGGCAGAGCGATCGTGACCGCGCCGGTCTCGGCCGGGTCGGTGAGGACGCGCATGGCGGCGAGGGCGATCGAGAACAGCTGCTCGGGCCGCTGCACCCGGTCGAAGAAGCGGGACAGCGGACGGAACGCGTCGTTGACGGTGATGCCGATGTCGTGCGGCAGTTCGAGTTGCTGGAGGACCGGGTCGGCGACGCGTGTCGCGAAGGTGTCGCTGGGCAGCAGGAGCGCCGGGAGCCGGTTGGTGGTGGCGAGGGCGGCACCGGTGAGCATGTTCGCGGCACCCGGGCCGACCGAGGCCGCACTCGCGAAGGTGCCGAGGCGTCGGTGCATGCGGGCGTAGCCGACGGATTGGTGCACCATCGCCTGCTCGTTGCGCGCCTGGAAGTAGGGCATGAGGTCGGGCTCGAGCGCGTTCGCCTGTTTGAGCGCCTGCCCGAGACCTGCGACGTTGCCGTGCCCGAAGATGCCGAACA is part of the Plantibacter sp. Leaf314 genome and encodes:
- the iolD gene encoding 3D-(3,5/4)-trihydroxycyclohexane-1,2-dione acylhydrolase (decyclizing); the encoded protein is MATNPRTKRMTVSQALVEFLGHQWTVDGDHRERTIPGMFGIFGHGNVAGLGQALKQANALEPDLMPYFQARNEQAMVHQSVGYARMHRRLGTFASAASVGPGAANMLTGAALATTNRLPALLLPSDTFATRVADPVLQQLELPHDIGITVNDAFRPLSRFFDRVQRPEQLFSIALAAMRVLTDPAETGAVTIALPEDVQAETVEVPIEFLQDREWHLRRPLPERAALARAVTAIRGAKRPIIVAGGGVIYSNAEEALRLLVEATGIPVGTSQAGGGSLVWDHPQNVGAIGATGTTAANRLAAEADVVIGVGTRYSDFTTASRTAFQAEGVTFVNVNVASFDAYKHGTQIAVVADARETLEALQTELTGFCVDADHAETVRREKAAWDAVVDEAFVPSGLALPGQAEIIGAVQSSTDPEDVIVQAAGSLPGDLHKLWRVRDALGYHVEYAFSCMGYEIAGGLGVKRGAEASGSDRDVVVMVGDGSYLMLHTELVTAVAEGIKLIVVLIQNHGYASIGHLSETVGSERFGTWYRSLDPEARNFQGEQILPVDLAANARSYGVDVIEVEPGASSIEDLRAAMATAKASDRTTLIHINSDPLLYAPDGEGWWDVPVPAVSELPSTQRAYEEYAEIKATQKPLLG